One segment of Tenrec ecaudatus isolate mTenEca1 chromosome 1, mTenEca1.hap1, whole genome shotgun sequence DNA contains the following:
- the LOC142442922 gene encoding complement factor D-like, whose product MVDISVCLVALVLLGASGCDAQPRGRILGGREAASHARPYMASVQVNGRHTCGGFLVSEQWVLSAAHCLEDADGGKVQVLLGAHSLSLPEPSKRLYDVRRAVPHPDSRPDTIDHDLLLLQLTEKAALGPAVQTLAWQREDRDVAPGTLCDVAGWGVVSHSGRRPDLLQHVLVPVLARSTCNLRTYHDGAITERMMCAESNRKDSCAGDSGGPLVCGRVAEGVVTSGSRVCGNRKKPGIYTRLASYAAWIDGILAGTA is encoded by the exons ATGCACAGCCCCGGGGCCGGATCCTAGGGGGCCGCGAGGCCGCGTCCCATGCGCGGCCCTACATGGCGTCGGTGCAGGTGAATGGCAGGCACACGTGTGGCGGCTTCCTGGTGTCCGAGCAGTGGGTGCTGAGCGCAGCGCACTGTCTAGAGGATGC AGACGGCGGGAAGGTGCAGGTGCTCCTGGGCGCGCACTCCTTGTCACTGCCTGAGCCCTCCAAGCGCCTGTATGACGTGCGCCGCGCGGTGCCCCACCCGGACAGCCGGCCGGACACCATCGACCATGACCTCCTCTTGCTGCAG CTGACGGAGAAGGCCGCGCTGGGCCCCGCCGTGCAGACCCTGGCCTGGCAGCGCGAGGACCGCGACGTGGCGCCCGGCACGCTCTGCGACGTGGCCGGCTGGGGCGTGGTCAGCCACTCGGGCCGCCGGCCGGACCTCCTGCAGCACGTGCTCGTGCCCGTGCTCGCCCGCTCCACCTGCAACCTGCGCACCTACCACGACGGCGCCATCACTGAGCGCATGATGTGCGCCGAGAGCAACCGCAAGGACAGCTGCGCG GGCGACTCCGGGGGTCCGCTGGTGTGCGGGCGCGTGGCCGAGGGCGTGGTGACCTCGGGCTCGCGCGTCTGCGGCAACCGCAAGAAGCCCGGCATCTACACGCGCCTGGCCAGCTACGCGGCATGGATCGATGGCATCCTGGCCGGGACCGCCTGA